The Ornithodoros turicata isolate Travis chromosome 9, ASM3712646v1, whole genome shotgun sequence genome includes a region encoding these proteins:
- the LOC135369394 gene encoding PR domain zinc finger protein 8-like yields the protein MKIACNTAPKYPELANGYVEMGERRWSGVTTQEAVREGTCFGPLPSSIGGLDPLASMAWFCTDRTPTPTNTIKVSPKEDDASQWLCQVTPARGPHEQTVEVIAQDGQLFLRAMRDLHRGDQLLAWFGKELANVLRLPEITPTLVDGDKAYQCALCNEAFCFPFPVISHLMYRCPARNPGSLLGTSPERQHPAPMSRRVKGFDIASLTDTAIESPNTPPPSEHLSADRLTPPDSEQTALISRRKPSPDAPALPDVKRPSLADQLRASIAESKSSQRALDRHASPPDQDFKPNDLSRKRKSEDDPTSFPPQSAFKKVDKTDRTAPQGLGVSASFPYPLPGLCPPFLTMSTLDSRLKSDEDGGRRFLAAAYPPLVPYMPPSLAALSLPSQNWCAKCQASFRMTSDLVYHMRSHHKREVDPAKKRREEKLRCHICHETFRERHHLTRHMTSHQ from the exons ATGAAGATTGCCTGCAACACTGCGCCGAA GTATCCTGAACTAGCGAACGGCTACGTCGAGATGGGAGAGCGTCGCTGGTCTGGTGTCACAACCCAGGAAGCTGTCCGCGAGGGCACCTGTTTCGGTCCCCTGCCGTCCAGCATAGGAGGCCTGGACCCACTCGCTTCCATGGCATGGTTCTGCACCGACAGGACGCCGACACCAACAAATACCATAAAG GTTTCGCCCAAGGAAGATGATGCGAGCCAGTGGCTGTGTCAAGTGACTCCCGCGCGAGGCCCTCACGAGCAAACAGTGGAGGTGATCGCTCAAGACGGCCAACTTTTCCTGCGTGCAATGCGCGATCTCCATCGTGGTGACCAACTTCTTGCCTGGTTCGGCAAAGAGCTAGCCAACGTCCTTCGTCTACCCGAGATCACACCCACGCTCGTCGACG GTGACAAAGCCTACCAGTGTGCATTGTGCAACGAAGCCTTCTGCTTCCCGTTCCCCGTCATCTCCCACCTGATGTATCGCTGTCCCGCTAGGAATCCAGGCAGTCTCCTGGGAACCAGTCCTGAGCGGCAGCATCCTGCGCCGATGTCCAGACGTGTAAAGGGCTTCGACATTGCATCGTTGACCGACACCGCCATCGAAAGTCCTAATACGCCGCCTCCATCGGAACACTTGTCTGCCGACCGTCTCACCCCTCCGGACTCCGAACAGACGGCCCTCATTTCGCGGCGGAAACCATCACCCGATGCTCCCGCGTTACCCGACGTCAAACGTCCGTCCCTCGCGGATCAACTCCGAGCATCAATCGCTGAATCAAAATCGTCGCAGAGAGCATTAGACCGGCACGCGTCCCCGCCGGACCAGGACTTCAAGCCCAACGATCTGTCTCGTAAAAGAAAGTCCGAGGACGACCCGACATCCTTTCCGCCACAAAGCGCTTTCAAGAAGGTCGATAAGACGGATCGTACGGCACCTCAGGGCCTAGGTGTCTCTGCCTCATTCCCTTACCCTCTCCCTGGACTGTGTCCACCTTTCCTGACAATGTCCACACTGGACAGCCGCCTTAAGAGTGACGAAGACGGCGGCCGGAGGTTCCTTGCTGCAGCCTACCCGCCCCTGGTGCCATATATGCCACCGTCCCTGGCGGCCTTGTCGCTTCCATCGCAGAACTGGTGCGCGAAGTGCCAGGCCAGTTTCCGCATGACCAGCGACCTGGTGTACCATATGCGGTCGCATCACAAGCGGGAAGTGGACCCGGCCAAGAAACGCAGGGAGGAGAAGCTGCGATGCCACATTTGTCACGAGACCTTCCGCGAGAGACACCATCTCACGCGGCATATGACTTCGCATCAGTGA